One Drosophila willistoni isolate 14030-0811.24 chromosome 2R unlocalized genomic scaffold, UCI_dwil_1.1 Seg167, whole genome shotgun sequence DNA segment encodes these proteins:
- the LOC6642177 gene encoding uncharacterized protein LOC6642177: MSYLLTEIALEMLGYKFYDTNGIFHLTNFQSQTAQSENQNSDEPSLMDFIEQREPPTPAPQAKSLQNGHCVKEDPDKSTTSLKLEPTIELPSTSTSTSLNRRTPAKALAKIVHYESDKICNQITVRIEKAMQKQNTNFQSALTKCVNEEVQKIKDDATELQKFREFLEDSLRRIDRRPYEKYLRTFGDKD, from the coding sequence ATGTCTTACCTACTCACAGAAATAGCGTTGGAAATGCTGGGTTACAAGTTCTACGACACCAATGGCATATTTCATCTTACCAACTTTCAAAGTCAGACCGCTCAAtctgaaaatcaaaattcgGATGAGCCTTCTTTAATGGATTTCATTGAGCAACGAGAGCCGCCGACGCCGGCGCCACAAGCCAAATCGCTGCAAAACGGGCACTGCGTGAAGGAGGACCCAGATAAATCTACAACCTCTCTGAAATTGGAACCAACCATTGAATTACCAAGCACAAGTACAAGCACCTCGCTTAACCGTCGAACCCCCGCAAAAGCTTTGGCCAAGATTGTTCACTATGAGAGTGACAAGATTTGCAATCAAATTACCGTACGGATAGAAAAGGCTATGCAAAAACAGAATACAAATTTCCAAAGCGCTCTAACAAAATGCGTTAACGAGGAGGTCCAGAAAATAAAAGACGATGCAACGGAGTTGCAAAAGTTTCGGGAATTCCTAGAAGACAGCTTGCGGCGGATTGATCGGCGTCCATACGAGAAGTATTTACGGACTTTTGGGGACAAGGATTAG